One segment of Anastrepha obliqua isolate idAnaObli1 chromosome 3, idAnaObli1_1.0, whole genome shotgun sequence DNA contains the following:
- the LOC129242162 gene encoding peritrophin-1-like — protein sequence MKFHVFFFVFAALVAVTSINAAKIAVEEGIECPRNQSDTAFVVQIPSPSNCGIFYKCDRGRPKVNKCPEGLHYSTRLMACDYPSRAKCSPIFAK from the exons ATGAAATTCCAcgtatttttctttgtatttgctGCACTTGTCGCTGTCACCAGCATTAACGCGGCCAAAATTGCTGTTGAAGAGGGCATCGAGTGTCCCAGGAATCAATCGGATACTGCGTTTGTGGTGCAAATACCATCGCCTAGCAACTGTGGCATCTTCTATAAGTGCGATCGTGGGCGTCCAAAAGTGAATAAGTGCCCAGAGGGCTTGCATTATAGCACACGCTTGATG gcTTGTGACTACCCATCGCGTGCCAAGTGTTCTCCAATATTTGCAAAATAA